A genomic region of Tsukamurella pulmonis contains the following coding sequences:
- a CDS encoding 3-deoxy-7-phosphoheptulonate synthase gives MTIELDTPASTSNRRVSAFHAIPSPVQLRDELPLAPRLAAQVEADRAAVADVIAGRDQRLLVVVGPCSVHDPEAALDYARRLKPIADELADELLIVMRVYFEKPRTTVGWKGLINDPGMDESYDVPRGLRTARQLLLDILEIGLPVGCEFLEPTSPQYIADTVAWGAIGARTTESQVHRQLASGLSMPIGFKNATDGNVSVAIDGVQAAAARHVFFGTDDDGAAAVVETVGNDNCHIILRGGRGGPNFDADSVAAAVGALDKAGLAPSVMVDCSHANSGKDHVRQAEVAREIAARLGAGEKGVSGVMLESFLVAGAQQPGPGPLVYGQSVTDKCMAFDTTDSVLHDLAAALR, from the coding sequence ATGACCATCGAGCTCGATACACCGGCGTCGACATCGAACCGTCGGGTCTCGGCGTTCCACGCGATCCCCTCGCCCGTGCAGCTGCGCGACGAGCTGCCGCTCGCACCCCGTCTGGCCGCCCAGGTCGAGGCCGACCGCGCCGCGGTCGCCGACGTCATCGCCGGCCGCGACCAGCGGCTCCTCGTCGTGGTGGGCCCCTGCTCCGTGCACGACCCCGAGGCCGCCCTCGACTACGCCCGCCGGCTCAAGCCGATCGCGGACGAGCTGGCGGACGAGCTGCTCATCGTGATGCGCGTGTACTTCGAGAAGCCGCGCACCACCGTCGGGTGGAAGGGCCTCATCAACGACCCCGGCATGGACGAGAGCTACGACGTGCCCCGCGGCCTGCGCACCGCGCGGCAGCTGCTCCTCGACATCCTGGAGATCGGCCTGCCCGTGGGCTGCGAGTTCCTCGAGCCGACGAGCCCGCAGTACATCGCGGACACCGTCGCCTGGGGCGCGATCGGCGCCCGCACCACCGAGTCGCAGGTGCACCGTCAGCTCGCGTCCGGGCTGTCGATGCCGATCGGGTTCAAGAACGCCACCGACGGCAACGTCTCCGTCGCGATCGACGGGGTGCAGGCCGCCGCGGCCCGGCACGTCTTCTTCGGCACGGATGACGACGGCGCCGCCGCCGTGGTCGAGACCGTCGGCAACGACAACTGTCACATCATCCTGCGCGGTGGGCGCGGCGGCCCGAATTTCGACGCCGACTCCGTCGCCGCCGCCGTGGGCGCGCTGGACAAGGCGGGACTGGCCCCTTCGGTGATGGTGGACTGCTCGCACGCCAATTCGGGCAAGGATCACGTCCGCCAGGCCGAGGTCGCGCGGGAGATCGCGGCCCGGCTGGGCGCGGGGGAGAAGGGCGTCTCCGGCGTGATGCTGGAGTCCTTCCTGGTCGCCGGCGCGCAACAGCCCGGCCCCGGCCCGCTGGTCTACGGCCAGTCCGTCACCGACAAGTGCATGGCCTTCGACACCACCGACTCGGTGCTGCACGATCTGGCGGCCGCCCTCCGCTGA
- a CDS encoding SDR family NAD(P)-dependent oxidoreductase, whose protein sequence is MAEVAVVTGASSGIGAATARHLVRAGFDVVIGARRVERLEELKADLEAQHPERIVTALPLDVSDVDSVKAFTDAIEKVDVLVNNAGGALGVDRIETADEADWSRMYDINVLSILRMVQALLPKLRASPAASVVTIGSVASIEAYETGAGYNAAKFGARAVTRVLRIELKGEPIRVIEIDPGLVETEFSVVRLGGDQEAADKIYEGVDNLTADDIAEAVTWTVTRPPHVNIDTMQIMPRDQVAARNVHRRT, encoded by the coding sequence ATGGCTGAAGTCGCCGTCGTCACCGGAGCGAGCAGCGGGATCGGCGCCGCCACCGCGCGCCACCTCGTGCGCGCGGGGTTCGACGTGGTGATCGGTGCCCGCCGGGTCGAGCGGCTCGAAGAGCTCAAGGCCGACCTCGAGGCCCAGCACCCCGAGCGGATCGTCACGGCTCTGCCGCTCGACGTCTCGGACGTGGACTCGGTGAAGGCCTTCACCGACGCCATCGAGAAGGTCGACGTGCTGGTCAACAACGCCGGTGGCGCGCTCGGCGTGGACCGCATCGAGACCGCGGACGAGGCCGACTGGTCCCGCATGTACGACATCAACGTGCTCTCGATCCTGCGCATGGTGCAGGCGCTGCTGCCCAAGCTGCGCGCCTCGCCGGCCGCGAGCGTCGTGACCATCGGCTCCGTCGCGTCCATCGAGGCCTACGAGACCGGCGCCGGCTACAACGCCGCCAAGTTCGGCGCCCGCGCGGTGACCCGCGTCCTGCGCATCGAGCTCAAGGGCGAGCCGATCCGCGTCATCGAGATCGACCCCGGCCTGGTGGAGACCGAGTTCTCCGTGGTGCGGCTCGGCGGCGATCAGGAGGCGGCCGACAAGATCTACGAGGGCGTCGACAACCTCACCGCCGACGACATCGCCGAGGCCGTGACCTGGACCGTCACCCGCCCGCCGCACGTCAACATCGACACGATGCAGATCATGCCGCGCGATCAGGTCGCGGCGCGCAACGTGCACCGGCGCACGTAA
- a CDS encoding SRPBCC family protein, whose product MKCTTSIEIGVPLERVARLLSDPANLPMWLRGMVVHEPVSGAHGEVGTISRVVLRSGKHTMEMTETITLREPADLSVIRAGTVVRFEREIEGAGMWSAARERLTAAGPGATLWQSENEYRFRNPLLRLMTLLLPGAFRKQQLQHMEDFTAFAEQGKDVRDDGA is encoded by the coding sequence ATGAAGTGCACGACGTCGATCGAGATCGGGGTGCCGCTCGAGCGGGTGGCGCGGCTGCTCTCCGATCCCGCGAACCTGCCGATGTGGCTGCGGGGCATGGTCGTCCACGAGCCGGTGAGCGGGGCGCACGGCGAGGTCGGCACGATCTCGCGGGTCGTCCTGCGCTCGGGGAAGCACACGATGGAGATGACGGAGACGATCACGCTCCGGGAGCCGGCGGACCTCAGCGTGATTCGGGCCGGCACCGTGGTCCGGTTCGAGCGGGAGATCGAGGGCGCGGGGATGTGGAGCGCCGCGCGGGAACGACTGACGGCCGCGGGCCCCGGGGCCACACTGTGGCAGAGCGAGAACGAGTACCGCTTCCGCAATCCGCTGCTGCGGCTGATGACACTCCTGCTGCCCGGCGCCTTCCGCAAGCAGCAGTTGCAGCACATGGAGGACTTCACGGCGTTCGCCGAGCAGGGCAAGGACGTCCGCGACGACGGGGCCTGA
- a CDS encoding DinB family protein: protein MAIAPDVKDWTWVIERACPACGFDPSTVRREDVADRIARSAAGWDAALARPDARIRPDEQTWSVLEYGCHVRDVHRIMRERLGLMLAQDGAAFANWDQDVTAVEDAYNEQDPGTVAAELDREAAAFADAYRTVGDGDWARTGLRSNGSAFTIGSFAVYALHDLEHHRTDVGMENTHG, encoded by the coding sequence GTGGCGATCGCACCGGATGTCAAGGACTGGACCTGGGTCATCGAGCGGGCCTGCCCGGCCTGCGGATTCGACCCGTCGACGGTCCGCCGCGAGGACGTCGCCGACCGCATCGCGCGGTCGGCCGCCGGCTGGGACGCGGCGCTGGCGAGGCCCGATGCGCGCATCAGGCCCGATGAGCAGACCTGGTCGGTGCTCGAATACGGCTGCCACGTGCGCGACGTGCACCGCATCATGCGCGAGCGCCTGGGCCTGATGCTGGCGCAGGACGGCGCGGCCTTCGCGAACTGGGACCAGGACGTGACCGCCGTCGAGGACGCGTACAACGAACAGGACCCGGGTACCGTCGCCGCCGAGCTGGACCGCGAGGCTGCGGCCTTCGCGGACGCGTACCGCACAGTCGGGGACGGCGACTGGGCGCGGACGGGCCTGCGCTCGAACGGCTCCGCGTTCACGATCGGGTCGTTCGCCGTCTACGCCCTGCACGACCTGGAACATCACCGCACCGACGTGGGAATGGAGAACACGCATGGCTGA
- a CDS encoding thioredoxin domain-containing protein, translating to MNRLGASTSPYLRQHADNPVHWQEWGEAALAEAAERDVPILLSIGYAACHWCHVMAHESFENEAIAQQMNDGFVCIKVDREERPDLDAIYMNATVAMTGQGGWPMTCFLTPAGEPFYCGTYYPPAPRGGQPSFPQLLEAITDTWRERRDEVGRVSAQVAAHLRQASAGLPDGAAPSTEELAGAVRAICADEDPSGGFGRAPKFPPSATVEALLRHHERTGDPASYGVALRCAEAMARGGIYDQLGGGFARYAVDADWVVPHFEKMLYDNALLLRFYAHLARRTGSPLALRVADETADFLLRDLGVDGGGLASSLDADTVVDGHGVEGATYVWTPQQLIEVLGEADGAWAAEVFAVTPGGTFEHGTSTLQLRGEPDAVRLADVRRRLFDARTQRPQPGRDDKVVTVWNGLAITALAEAGRTDEAEAVARYVLGTHWDGDRLRRSSLGGAVGEADGVLEDYAALVTGLLALTQRTGDTDWSATAAAILDAAVARFADPESDGSWYDAPSDGEALLTRPRDPADGATPAGASLIAEALTYAEALLGERYAPLAAATRARSGELIRRVPRGAGHHLAVAEQAAAGLQIAIADGTGAAALAAEARRLAPGGAVVVVGAKDSQPLLEGRGPVDGRAAAYVCHGSVCSLPVIDGETLATEIAR from the coding sequence ATGAACCGACTCGGTGCGTCCACCAGCCCCTACCTGCGCCAGCACGCCGACAACCCGGTGCACTGGCAGGAGTGGGGCGAGGCCGCGCTGGCGGAGGCCGCCGAGCGCGACGTGCCGATCCTGCTCTCCATCGGCTACGCCGCCTGCCACTGGTGCCACGTCATGGCGCACGAATCCTTCGAGAACGAGGCCATCGCGCAGCAGATGAACGACGGCTTCGTCTGCATCAAGGTCGACCGCGAGGAGCGCCCCGACCTCGACGCGATCTACATGAACGCCACCGTCGCCATGACCGGGCAGGGCGGATGGCCCATGACGTGCTTCCTCACCCCGGCGGGCGAGCCCTTCTACTGCGGCACCTACTACCCGCCCGCGCCGCGCGGCGGGCAGCCGAGCTTCCCGCAGCTCCTCGAGGCCATCACCGACACCTGGCGGGAGCGGCGCGACGAGGTCGGCCGCGTCTCGGCGCAGGTGGCCGCGCATCTGCGGCAAGCCTCCGCCGGCCTGCCCGACGGTGCCGCCCCCTCCACCGAGGAGCTCGCCGGGGCCGTGCGCGCGATCTGCGCCGACGAGGATCCGTCGGGCGGATTCGGTCGCGCGCCGAAGTTCCCGCCGTCGGCCACCGTCGAGGCGCTGCTGCGGCACCACGAGCGCACCGGCGACCCCGCCTCCTACGGCGTGGCGCTGCGGTGCGCCGAGGCGATGGCCCGCGGCGGCATCTACGACCAGCTCGGCGGCGGCTTCGCCCGCTACGCGGTGGACGCCGACTGGGTGGTGCCGCACTTCGAGAAGATGTTGTACGACAACGCACTCCTGCTCCGCTTCTACGCGCATCTGGCGCGGCGCACCGGCTCGCCGCTGGCGCTGCGCGTCGCCGATGAGACGGCCGACTTCCTCCTGCGCGACCTCGGCGTCGACGGCGGCGGGCTGGCCTCCTCGCTCGACGCGGACACCGTCGTCGACGGGCACGGCGTCGAGGGCGCCACCTACGTGTGGACGCCGCAGCAGCTCATCGAGGTGCTCGGCGAGGCCGACGGGGCCTGGGCCGCAGAGGTTTTCGCCGTCACGCCCGGCGGCACGTTCGAGCACGGCACCTCCACGCTGCAACTGCGCGGCGAGCCCGACGCGGTGCGCCTGGCCGACGTGCGGCGCCGGCTCTTCGACGCACGGACGCAGCGTCCGCAGCCCGGCCGCGACGACAAGGTGGTCACCGTGTGGAACGGCCTCGCGATCACCGCGCTCGCGGAGGCCGGCCGGACCGACGAGGCCGAGGCGGTCGCGCGGTACGTGCTCGGAACCCATTGGGACGGTGACCGTCTGCGGCGCAGTTCGCTCGGCGGGGCGGTGGGCGAGGCCGACGGCGTGCTCGAGGACTACGCCGCGCTGGTCACCGGCCTGCTCGCGCTGACGCAGCGCACCGGCGACACCGACTGGTCGGCAACGGCGGCCGCGATCCTGGACGCCGCCGTCGCGCGCTTCGCCGACCCGGAATCCGACGGAAGTTGGTACGACGCACCGTCGGACGGCGAGGCGCTGCTGACCCGCCCGCGTGACCCCGCGGACGGCGCGACGCCGGCCGGGGCCAGCCTCATCGCCGAAGCCCTCACCTATGCCGAGGCCCTGCTCGGGGAGCGCTACGCCCCGCTCGCCGCCGCCACCCGTGCCCGCTCCGGTGAGCTGATCCGGCGGGTGCCCCGCGGCGCCGGACACCACCTCGCCGTCGCCGAGCAGGCGGCGGCCGGGCTGCAGATCGCCATCGCCGACGGCACCGGCGCCGCCGCGCTGGCGGCGGAGGCGCGCAGGCTCGCGCCCGGAGGGGCGGTGGTCGTCGTGGGTGCCAAGGATTCGCAGCCCCTGCTCGAGGGGCGCGGCCCCGTGGACGGGCGGGCCGCGGCCTACGTCTGCCACGGCAGCGTCTGCTCCCTGCCCGTCATCGACGGTGAGACGCTCGCCACAGAGATCGCGCGATAG